A stretch of Lathyrus oleraceus cultivar Zhongwan6 chromosome 6, CAAS_Psat_ZW6_1.0, whole genome shotgun sequence DNA encodes these proteins:
- the LOC127094568 gene encoding uncharacterized protein LOC127094568: MKKGGTINCCTPLLHKWIIFHLPKKGSFVDKVGALKWSQRLMSLDAEDVIWHSHDYLRVELIFHCGEFPNVPLISIKGGLINYNPVLLLHQLGYPLKEKPEHRLLEELLLAEGVENLDLMKKVRRAWGKIHRIGKKEMGKQLCTATTPYANWVKLTSKMIKLPYPWEPSMCIKTIKPPVAVISEVDHLKETIRKLEKENVGLRSNLGKVTSKKDALKTNLSQKRERFNKADTDIQIEQNKRRKVGDALKGSFETITNKKK, encoded by the coding sequence ATGAAGAAGGGTGGAACTATCAATTGCTGCACTCCTTTGCTTCACAAGTGGATCATATTCCACTTACCGAAGAAAGGGTCATTTGTTGATAAAGTAGGTGCTTTGAAATGGTCACAACGGTTGATGTCGTTAGATGCTGAAGACGTCATCTGGCATAGCCATGATTATTTGAGGGTAGAGTTGATCTTCCATTGTGGGGAGTTTCCGAATGTTCCGCTCATCAGCATAAAAGGGGGTTTGATCAATTATAACCCTGTTCTCTTATTGCATCAGTTAGGATATCCACTCAAGGAGAAGCCTGAGCACCGCCTATTGGAAGAACTACTTTTAGCTGAAGGGGTTGAAAATCTAGATCTGATGAAGAAAGTGCGCAGAGCCTGGGGCAAGATACATCGTATTGGAAAGAAAGAAATGGGCAAACAACTTTGTACCGCAACAACACCGTATGCTAATTGGGTGAAGTTAACATCCAAGATGATCAAATTGCCATACCCATGGGAACCTTCCATGTGTATCAAGACTATCAAACCACCTGTCGCCGTTATTTCTGAAGTGGATCACCTTAAAGAGACCATCAGGAAGTTGGAGAAGGAGAATGTCGGCCTCCGTTCCAATCTAGGAAAGGTCACCTCAAAAAAGGATGCTCTAAAAACCAACCTCAGTCAGAAGAGAGAAAGGTTCAACAAAGCAGATACCGACATTCAGATTGAACAGAATAAGAGAAGGAAGGTGGGAGATGCCTTGAAGGGATCTTTTGAGACCATTACAAACAAGAAAAAGTAA